One region of Eretmochelys imbricata isolate rEreImb1 chromosome 2, rEreImb1.hap1, whole genome shotgun sequence genomic DNA includes:
- the ZNF438 gene encoding zinc finger protein 438 → MQNPLNLSEDKRKFSSGIIRSGNGFQNKSQFRTIAPKMVPKVITSGVSCLPPVLPEQTNPISSASSKSLIMPTQNYTLMQVAGREGTFSLVALPHITPSLAAQRIQRSNVSPPENLKLPIPRYQSVKNKLLIDKKTIQTSSSSAHNKIPTKAQISSQTPAMTTSTGDLPEAHSTTDSSEQVILIDHGSTEITVATLLSENNCIESVSPLLNKTETAEDSISGPSVIKESLSKPMNARNPVKINLHSMKSTTEATKGSVILSEKLKEKLVNSANSVTVLSPAIFGNEVQLNHSAPKGKIPILPYSRMKNAMFCKPKQNFNTVAASTPGRRPECEKIPPLVKTFNVSTRVYDKLLAISFAQISKQAPYENTFSPATKLDVDNLKKLNGVASKRRGRKRRTPDDILAFQTKRRKCIINKFREGKERIKVDPRESKDCRAESVTKYRSIRPKPVVVMQALAPLTSPVAIIETHTPDCIEQDIFLNDPLPNKYLSYKQSDGTSAKQSDLCRNVFSTVPKPWHKCHVCNHNFQFKHHLQDHMNSHTNRRPYSCRICHKAYVHSGSLSTHMKLHHNEGRLKKLVCCEFCAKVFGHARVYFGHLKEVHRVVISTEPSTSEQQLQDALKNRDINIKGAEEIIERGNKCNFEDLFQSQGEVKMQINCGRCQFTAQSFAEMKFHLLCFHGEELQGRIKEGILQGGKGAQEELIKHAAHFWKQHKERRNPVKHATCEEEFYAFPKLKRKIYLHQNNFDILTKSELIPSGNSEPGKELQNFGCATQNKKIQIWCKADYNCILCKQVFRRKEELFSHWQNHHNCEDPSLLWTIFNSFSKQGVIELSNNAEK, encoded by the exons ataaaCGGAAATTCTCTTCTGGGATAATAAGAAGTGGAAATGGTTTTCAGAATAAAAGTCAGTTTAGGACAATTGCACCAAAGATGGTACCCAAAGTTATAACATCAGGGGTGTCTTGTCTTCcacctgttcttcctgaacaaaCAAATCCTATTTCATCTGCAAGCTCTAAATCACTTATAATGCCAACACAAAACTATACTCTAATGCAAGTTGCTGGTCGTGAGGGAACTTTTTCTCTTGTAGCTTTGCCACATATTACCCCTTCACTGGCAGCACAACGAATCCAACGATCAAATGTGTCCCCTCCTGAAAACCTCAAACTACCTATTCCTAGGTATCAAtctgtaaaaaataaattgttgatTGACAAAAAAACAATTCAAACCTCTTCTTCAAGTGCACATAACAAGATTCCTACCAAGGCACAAATTTCATCACAGACACCAGCAATGACTACTTCAACTGGAGACCTTCCTGAAGCTCATTCTACTACAGATTCATCTGAACAAGTTATTTTAATTGATCATGGTTCTACTGAAATTACAGTTGCTACTTTACTCAGTGAAAACAACTGTATAGAATCTGTATCTCCTTtactaaacaaaacagaaactgcTGAAGATAGTATTTCGGGACCATCTGTCATTAAGGAATCTTTGTCCAAGCCAATGAATGCAAGAAATCCTGTGAAAATAAATCTACATTCCATGAAATCAACTACTGAAGCCACAAAAGGCTCAGTCATACTGTCTGAGAAACTTAAAGAAAAACTGGTGAATTCTGCAAATTCTGTCACTGTCCTGTCACCGGCAATATTTGGCAATGAAGTTCAATTGAATCACTCTGCACCAAAAGGAAAAATTCCTATCTTGCCATATTCAAGAATGAAAAATGCAATGTTCTGTAAACCTAAACAAAATTTTAACACTGTGGCTGCATCTACTCCTGGGCGAAGACCTGAATGTGAAAAAATACCACCTTTGGTGAAAACCTTTAATGTTTCTACCAGAGTTTATGATAAACTACTAGCGATATCTTTTGCACAAATCTCCAAACAAGCCCCCTATGAAAATACCTTCAGTCCAGCCACTAAACTGGATGTTGATAATCTAAAGAAATTGAATGGTGTAGCCTCTAAGAGAAGAGGCAGAAAACGAAGAACCCCAGATGATATATTGGCATTTCAGACCAAAAGAAGAAAGTGCATCATTAATAAATTTAGAGAGGGTAAAGAGAGAATAAAAGTTGATCCCCGTGAATCAAAAGATTGTAGGGCTGAGTCAGTAACAAAATACCGTAGTATCAGACCAAAACCTGTAGTTGTTATGCAGGCtttagctccactgacttctccTGTGGCTATAATAGAAACTCATACTCCTGACTGCATAGAACAAGACATTTTCTTAAATGATCCACTtccaaataaatatttaagtTATAAGCAGAGTGATGGCACTTCTGCTAAACAAAGTGATCTGTGTAGAAATGTATTTTCTACTGTACCTAAACCATGGCATAAGTGCCATGTCTGTAACCACAACTTTCAATTTAAACACCATCTTCAGGACCACATGAACTCACACACAAATAGACGGCCTTATAGTTGTCGAATTTGCCATAAAGCATATGTTCATTCAGGAAGCCTAAGCACTCACATGAAGCTTCATCACAATGAAGGTAGACTCAAGAAACTTGTGTGTTGTGAGTTTTGTGCCAAAGTATTTGGCCATGCAAGAGTATACTTTGGCCATCTGAAGGAAGTACACAGGGTTGTTATCAGCACCGAGCCCTCCACAAGTGAACAGCAGCTGCAAGATGCTTTAAAGAATAGagacataaatataaaaggagCGGAAGAAATAATAGAAAG GGGAAATAAATGCAATTTTGAAGATTTATTTCAGAGTCAAGGAGAAGTCAAAATGCAGATCAATTGTGGCAGATGCCAGTTTACTGCACAGTCTTTTGCTGAGATGAAGTTTCATTTGTTGTGTTTTCATGGAGAGGAGCTCCAAGGAAGAATAAAAGAAGGAATTCTACAGGGAGGCAAGGGCGCTCAGGAAGAACTAATCAAACATGCAGCTCATTTCTGGAAGCAGCACAAAGAGAGACGAAATCCAGTCAAACATGCCACTTGTGAGGAAGAGTTTTATGCTTTTccaaaactgaaaaggaaaatatatctTCACCAAAATAATTTTGATATATTAACTAAAAGTGAGCTTATTCCATCAGGTAACAGTGAACCAGGAAAAGAGTTGCAAAATTTTGGCTGTgccacacaaaataaaaaaattcaaatttggtGTAAAGCTGATTATAACTGCATTTTATGCAAGCAGGTATTTAGAAGAAAAGAGGAGCTTTTCAGTCATTGGCAGAATCATCATAACTGTGAAGACCCCTCTCTTCTTTGGACTATTTTTAATTCATTCTCCAAACAGGGAGTTATTGAACTTTCTAATAATGCTGAAAAATGA